One window from the genome of Oryctolagus cuniculus chromosome 1, mOryCun1.1, whole genome shotgun sequence encodes:
- the LOC100357943 gene encoding olfactory receptor 1468 isoform X3, with protein MKTGNHTRVSEFLLLGFSEQQDRQPLLFCTFLVLYLVTVAGNSLIILTIGLDSHLYTPMYFFLANFSLTDLCLSSTTVPQMLVNIRTQRHTIPYAGCLSQIYFFLWFIGLDVFLLAVMAYDRLVAVCHPLHYALVMSPRCCVLLVGMSLVLAHSYSLTHTILLAQLHFCTDNIIPHFFCELLPLLKLSCSSTYANQCVLTYWGGALTILIPLLIMISYVRIVAAIMRVPSASGKWKAFSTCGSHLSAVCLFYVSAIGVYFIPSRDDSAIKDRMAAVMYAVVTPMLNPFIYSLRNRDMKQALGRLLRGEALKSL; from the coding sequence ATGAAGACAGGAAACCACACCCGTGTTTCTGAGTTCCTCCTCCTCGGTTTCTCTGAGCAGCAGGATCGGCAGCCTCTCCTCTTCTGCACCTTCCTGGTTCTTTACCTGGTCACGGTGGCAGGAAATAGTCTCATCATCCTCACAATTGGCTTGGATTCACACCTCtacacccccatgtacttcttcctggcCAACTTCTCCCTCACTGATCTGTGTTTATCATCGACAACAGTTCCCCAAATGCTGGTGAACATCCGTACTCAGAGACATACTATTCCCTACGCTGGATGCCTGTCCCAGATCTACTTCTTCCTGTGGTTTATTGGTCTAGACGTTTTCCTCCTAGCAGTGATGGCTTATGACCGGCTTGTGGCTGTTTGCCACCCCCTTCACTATGCCTTGGTCATGAGTCCCAGGTGCTGTGTCCTCCTGGTGGGCATGTCCTTGGTCCTTGCTCATTCCTACTCTCTAACCCACACCATTCTCCTGGCTCAGTTACACTTCTGCACTGACAACATCATCCCCCACTTCTTTTGTGAACTTCTCCCGTTGTTAAAGCTCTCTTGTTCCAGTACTTATGCCAACCAATGTGTGCTGACGTACTGGGGAGGGGCATTAACCATCCTGATCCCCCTGCTGATCATGATCTCATATGTCCGCATTGTGGCTGCCATTATGAGAGTCCCATCAGCAAGTGGCAAGTGGaaggccttctccacctgtggctcccatCTTTCGGCTGTTTGTCTGTTCTACGTGTCTGCTATTGGGGTGTATTTCATTCCCTCCAGGGATGATTCGGCCATCAAGGACAGGATGGCAGCAGTGATGTATGCTGTGGTCACCCCCATGCTGAATCCattcatctacagcctgaggaacagaGACATGAAGCAGGCCTTGGGGAGACTGCTGAGGGGGGAGGCACTGAAATCTCTGTGA